The DNA region CTGCCATAGTTTTGGTCgagtttctttcttcattgGTGTAAAAATCGACTTTAAAGCGGTCCATGGAACGTAAATCGAGACACTTCgaggccaaattcggttttcgtatctagtcgactagtggtcggaactaataaccgaatgcgcttgattttcgaacttttccggaatatagttccgactaacggacattcggtttcgtttagttccACTATAGTCGACGaactcagataaccgaaggtggccctgGGTTCGTGATTCACGGGCCGGCCGTGAAAAGCAGTTAATTTCATAGGAGGGCAGTGAAATGGGGGTGTTATAAAAACTACCGTATGCGctactaaaacgaagacctaTGCACTTTGGGGTATTAGAACTATGCATGACTAAAAAGAAGTCCGAAAATACTCGAAATCCTCACTTCGGGCGCTTTGTAGCACCTCTGCCGGAAACGTAAATTGCCTGGTCGGTTTTCTCGGGTGCATATAGTCTTCGTTTTTAGTAGTGCTTCGTTTTAGTAACACTTGTTGCTTAACTAAAcgaatgacaaatttcaaaatcaatcatatttattctcatacaacaattatacaaaatgccaggtttgtgctcgaggaattataacgtaagctcctcaaacacgtggactttcaaaaacaactagtccaaccaccataggcgtataaactataaacgagAGTTTATACGCCAATGGTCCAACcaaccatagactctaaaacagaAACGTCTATGGCccacaaccatggactcttaaaCCGTGAGTCCATGgctccccgcactaaaaccagagataaacctggccaaatactctggaaagcgtaggattaagtaatcaatctgatttacatttttacatcattttatttcacatatcaaattattaacttttagcttattttctcatattttaatagcaattttatttctattactatGTATGAAATTTTACTAACTTAAAACAAAGTTACATGTAAGGTATTTAGAAGTCTTTATCTACGATACATTTCCACTACAGCTGATTCATACAATTTGcatcaataggaaaataacaaaaatacacaaagaaTTATAAACTTTGATCCATAAAAAATTGGACTAGTCtaagattatgaatttgacaattcatgaggtcaatataaccgacactttgttatatttcatgaaatatgaatctatcatgtcaacttttcaaatgacatCGATTGAGGACATCtcatttatcaagaaaaaGCTCAACTTTATTCGATAGGACCttaataaatcaatgttttatgaACAATTGACATGAACATGTCATTTTATCTCCacaacaacaattataccTAAATGACAGGTATTCATGTACTGGAGGAAGTGCCTcagtcatttacaaaaacgtgacctgtatttcaaaaaagtctccaacataaaaacattataaccggagataaaaccacaaattcAATCTGGAAAGCTAAAGATTAGATTAAATGAACAgtctttgatttaatttacattaacattattttacaAGATAGCTAGTTTTGCCACCTTTGCCTTGTCTTCAAGAGGTTTCATGACATTATCAAATtggttattttctcaaatgttaCATTTAATGCAAAGTATTTtgaaagtattctcttttatGCATTCAACAAGAGTATATAAATCgagtatataaatattgttcaactgCCAATTTGAATAGAGCTAGGgcaattaataaaaaaaactaatgGCTTTGCCACAATTAAGTTAAGATTCAATATCTAACTTTTTGAGGTGCTTCTTGTGCAGATATTCAGAACCCATATAGACATTGTTAAACCATTTAGAGTCCATATAGCTAgcataatctactgattaatACTGTTCATATATCCTCATTTATCAAGAGACTGCTCCTCTATTTTGCTACTCAATTTTCCATAAGGGCCTTGAAGATAGTAGTTTATGAACCATTGATGAGCACCACAGAACGAATGACGAAACagtatcattttattcttACACATCAATTATACCCCACTAAATGAGTTATTTAAAAAACAGTTCAACATAAAACCTACAAATTCACTCACTCTGAAAAGCGTAAGGTAAACTAATTAATCTTAGTtataacaagaaaactaaaaacattgcCAAAAATTTCCTCATCCGAGAGATTTCTTTAATTATCAACTAgcttatttcacaaatgtTACATTTGAAACAAAGCAGGGTCTGATTTAAGCACTAGTccaattgcccgggacaagtatgtTTTCATTAGGGCATGTAGGTTATCACAATCACTCATCCACCGGGATTGTGTCATTCTATATCTCAAAGCTTTTATCCCACTCGATGCAAGGGATGATTGTGTCTCAATCGGACTACTCATGTAGGGcaagttgatttttgaggGGGCAAGCGATATTACATATGCTTGCCCCAAGGTCAAGTGGCATTTATTCCTTAGATCAAACCCTGCAAACTATTATAAGCTTTTTCTTtgtgatgatttaaaataaatcgagtatcttcaaataaatatgGTTTAACTGACGGAGCTATGGCAACTTctaaattgttttattcaactTGATAGCAGATATAAATACAACTCTATATAAAGATCAGAAATTCTTCTTGTCCAGATATTACAGGCCCCACACAGATGCGGTTAATAAggccatgaaataaattacttgaCTCCCAACAGCTACCTCCGAATTTATTAGCCGCCGCCTGTTTTTTTCGCCTTTTTTCCTATTAGAATATTCTAGattaatttataaatttataccGACCGATAGCTCATCAGTTAAAGATTCACACCGACACAGGTCTTCATATCATAGAAACCGCGTAAAAATTTACTAATGAAATTAGCCACGGACAGTTCATGCACCCCGAGATAACTAACTCACATCATGCACGAGGAAAGCggtctatttgagtcattggggaaaacccactaAAACCATGTATTCATGATTaatcatcattcattcatgCTGTTATCACAGAatcaatagacagattttcataaaaCCCCTTGATTCAATTGAGGGGAGACAGGCtttttaattacttggagcaccgatcctctgaaattctgccaaaaactcCATGCTAATTACCACTCATAATTTGAAGATTCGGGTGCGCCTTTTAGCCGTTTGATAGTATCTCCGGTCTTAATAAATGTGCGGCCGAAGCCCTTACTTCTGGTGCGGATGAACACGAAATTTTCACGACGGTAGCAGTGGCTGCAATGCTACCGTCTAAATTTGCGCCTGTTTTAAGCGCATTTCACTCAAGATTTCTCAGGTTTTCTTGATTTCATTAACTTTTTTCGTTCGGCGTTTCgatttatgaataaaatagaTTTGGATTGAGCGGATTTGTTACAGTCGCGGCTCAATgtatttgtcttttttctctgcTCGCGTGATGGCCCTATTCCAGTCAAAATTCGCCAAAAAACAACTCGAAAAACACGGCTGGGAAGAAGGTAAATATATGTTTTTCGAAATAGAATAATCTCTTAACTCATTTCATATCCGAAAAttgtaatttagaattttaaacTGGTCGAATCGGAAGGATATTTAAGGAATGATGTGACTTCCGGGtttgttctttcaattcttaatgaaatgaattattttcagggTCGGGTCTCGGGAAGAAAGAAGATGGAATTAAGGAAGCCATCAAAGTAACGCTTAAACGAGACTCAGCGGGGGTAAGActgataatttatttcatttcgatgtaaaaaaaaactgaaaggAAAATGAATCTGTAAGGGTTTGTGCTTTTACCGGCTTTTACTTTTGGAGATATCTACCAGGGCGATTTTACTTTGGGTGAATATTCAACAGAAGTTACCTTTACCTAAAGTAGATATTTACTAGGAAATAATTTTACCTAGGGTGGATATTTACCGGGACCTATTTTCACCAAGGGTGGATTTTACTGGGAGGATACGCGGTAACTGTCTCACattgttgtttattgattttaggTAGGTCACGATGCCGGAGCTGCATTCACATTTCACTGGTGGGATCACGTGTTCAACAAGACAGCGAACAGCatcaatgttcaaaatgaCAAGGTACTGTTTCAAACCTTTGACTTAACTTCGTTATCAGCAGTTTGTTGCCTAATTGTTTGTGGTAAGCTTGTATagtcggatgggcttatacttATAATGTTGCTTGTGAAAACATccaatcgtgaaactaaaccacagacaggttactgactacatCATCGGAGAACTGAAGTGAATattaattttcgttttatcaaaACTGCCGTGTTAAATGTTTAGATCATGAATTCTGGGTCATAAGTCAGAAATACTGAGATTCATTATATCGGTCTCTTAGAGAATcttattctttatttctaCATAATTGAATGTGAATCAGTGTTAAAATGATGATTCCATTTACAGGATGCGGTTACAGTGAGTAATGATGGAGCAGCTGTCACCATGACGACTAAGAAGCCGTCGACTGCACGAACGTATTGTGATAAATCTCTTCTCTACGGCAGATTCATCAaggtatttcattttcaaaaagtgttCAATATTTCCTAATGGAACAACTATCACACACCATGTTTACAATGCAATTTCAATCCACCAGTGTTTATAAAATCTAACCAGCTTTTGAGCGACTAGTCACTggacttaagttgttagatccaGGGGCAGATCCAAGGGTACATGCCCCCCCTGAAATCTGCCCTGAAATTTtgcaagaaaatgaaaaatattaaactgatACCGAAAAGTTTGAAATCATAAGCTTGCCTTGTCCTCTGTATTTCCTAAAATGAATTAACTTTTTTCGATTGGCGATTTATTTTTGGTGCCCTTTCAATTATATGAGTTGTTCTACTTTTGGAGTGCACCCCTCCCAAAATCAGACTCTAGATCCGACCCTGAAATTTGTTATGATAGAACATTGATCATGAATTGAAGCCTTAATTGTGGTTTGGGGCCTAGATCTGAACGCATGAGTGAATTGAAGGTAACTGTTTATATTGTGTATTTCCACGTAGGCAGCTACAATGACTCAGGAAGATAGCGGAACGACTGTAGTTCGTGAATACAGCAGTGAATCGGAAGATGAAGTCGAAACACTCGATAAATCAACCAAGTAACTATTCATTTATCAGTCCTTTAATTATCTATTATGTGATTATGagctaaggctaaaaaaaattgataccttgtttctccgctctgctgagcttaaatgttgacccggccggccgcctatctaccctatacattacttttttttaaatcgtgatcaattttaccataacagacccggtcgctatagaaatgaactgtttataaattttatcatattttacaaaaatgacccggccgctgcggagaaacaaggtatcatttttgtttagcctaagtTTGAGTTTTTTCTGACAGTTTCGTTGGTGTCaagtaaatgaataaataatgttatttcatttctctgatgatgaagttaaGTAAAAACTTCGAAACTGTCAGAATAGATTGTTAAATCctcaactgtgggttttgctcGTACTGAAATACTGAGATTGATATCAGTCTTTACCAGTCATTCAGTTTTTCTGTTAGAAATGACTGTTTTCTTTCTAACAGGTGAATGTTTCGTtattattttaagattgaCCGATGAGGAATTGTGGAAGGCGTGTGGAGGCAGGACGGCTCATAAGTAAGTAATTGTCGGTGTTGAAAGTTTTGAAGTATCGGAAATTATTCCGGTCTACGCTGTCGAGAATGGTCATCGGATCCCTTCGACTCCTTGAAAAGTCTTTCTATAGGGAAAATGCTTTTCAGGGTGCTTTAAACTCCTTTCAAAATGCTCgaaactccttgaaaacttgttcaatattgagaaataggcaattagaaatatttgtagtgatacagtaatcaaaaattaaatcgATACAGTTGGACCCAGGATATTTAAGATCCAATTAGGCGGTTACTGAATTGGAAACCAAGTTAAGTAGTGTAAAGGATAAAAGTTAATATGCAAAACCACTTTtactgtaattgggatatgaaagtgatgcttCTCGGAGTttgaaggagaaaatttcaaacatcttcatataattcctgGATATTCCTGGATATCAGGGTCCTGTTTTATAGACTAGTATAAACCTTAACCGGGGGGGGGctaaatttattaattttcaaattagttAACCCCCGGGTAAAGAAAATACCAGAGTGGATggagtctataaaaccgggcccagaaAATTCCTTAtgtccaggaatgactgatggAGCCTGTATCCATTGATCTCATTGTTATCTGtccggttttttttttaggggAGCGCGACACGGGTTGAAAATGAACGGTAAACTGAACCGCGTCGAGCAACAAGAACGTGAACTCCTCGAACGTTTAGAACGTAAACTATCGAACGTGAAAACGGTCGCGTTCAACGAACGCGTCGCGACCAAATCGTACGCCATCGACGGCGATGTGGATAAACTACGTAAAATACCGCAGCGTCGGAAAATACCGGTCGCCGAGGAGGACAACGACGAGGATACGACGTCTAGTGAAAGTGAAGAGGATgttaagaagaaaaagaagaaaagtaAGAAATCGCGGAAAGAAAATGTTACAGTCGCGAATAACGATAGCTCGGTCGGTGGGAATTCGAATTCGGACGCTTGCGCCGAGGCCGAAAATACAACAATCGCgttaaagaaaaagaaaaaaagtaaaaagacGAGGCGTGATAGCGACTGCGTCAACACGGTAACTAACACTAACCAGGCAACGGGAAAGAAACGGAAATTAGACGGAGTCGGAGAGAGTGCGGAGGAAAGCGTATCGGAGGCGGATTCCTCGCTGAAAAAGAAACGCAAAAAGTCGAAAAAATCGAACGGCGAAATCCCGACGGGGGATTTAGAAACTTCCGTGCTCTCGAATGGGGATTTAGAAACTGTCGTCGATGATGAACTTAAAACCgaaacgaaaaagaaaaagtcgaaaaaatcgaaatcgtcgaaaaatgaaaattgttcCGCGACGAAGAATTCGTCGTCGAATTGTGCGGACGATTCGGTCGTTGTGTCcggaaagaaaaagaaaaaatctaaaaagagTAAAAAGAAAagtgattaatgaaaattaactTAATTTGTTGATGTTTCTATTTTTAACGTGATTTTACTTCCTTGTTTCTCAGTGGATTGTATGAAAATTGATGGATGTTTGGgtaaaaaaatctatatcttgtttctcctaatcgaccGTTTGATTTTGTGCAAATAagtttttaatcaattcatttctataactgccgggtctgttattgttagcttgatcatgattttaaaaaatattgttcAGGAAAGAGGTTAGGCTCAgcggaaatgagaaacaaggtataaattctttttagcCTTAGGATTTTACCGGGTTCAAAGGTTTTCTTTTATCCGTTTGATGGTCAGAGAGGCTAGATAGGAAGTTTCAACATCATACTGGAAACTGTGAACCCTGGAGACTTGATGAATCTGGTCCCAAACTTTGATATTTTTCCTGAGCCCGTTTCACGTTTAAACGCGTGGACTCTGGAGATTTTTTCTGCAATTGAGGATAATCCAGGATGCTTGGATCATTAAGAGGATGTTGTTGAGATGCCGACCCTGGATCAGATCTGCTGATCTCGACCACTCAGCATCTCTGATCATAAAGATGCCAATTAATAATGTATTAACATACGTAGGcctacttattttcaaatatatactttaGGGAGCCCTTCCAATCAAGGAGAGGAAAATCGTAGGCTCTtacgaaaaatgaaatatacataacaTTCGTATACGTTTCCCAAACATAGGCACAAATATTGTTTATACTGATTTCTTTATGCGTAATGCTATGCGCCACAGCGAAAATAACaatctagaaaaaaacttcttttttAGTAGAAATCAcccaaaattaaaataaaacttATTGCAACTGCAATGAGGAATGAAGGAGGAAAATTTTGTGAGAAATAATCTTGAATAATTCTTAGCGAATAGCGGCTCAGTCGCAGAAATAGCAGATAAGCGAAAATTACCGACCGCCTAACCAGCGCATGTTCGTACATGCGCCATCAAACAGGTGCTCGCGTTTAACATAAAATCGATGCGTAGATAGAGCTGACCTaaattccatttcatcaatgaaaattatgaatttaggTCGAATTGATTCATCAACGCGATCGGGAATTCATTTCTGAGATGGTTTTTCAGGGGATAAATTTTCGAAAGCGAAAATTGATCGATTTTTcgacattttaatttttcaaccaGCGGGGTcagaaaacaattcaattcatttcaatatatttatgaATCGTTGATTATCTCATGAAATTGAAACCCCGATTCCGAAAGTCGTTTTCGGGCCCCTTTTCAAAAACGATATTATGATGAAATCTTTCCCGCAGAGGTTTGTTTGTCAACAAATACCACGTGGATTTTGTTTACGTACGCCCGTGGATATGACGTCACCGGTGTTATCGGGCGGAGCTATGAGTCACGTGATCGCGCGAAATTGTCTACGTC from Tubulanus polymorphus chromosome 12, tnTubPoly1.2, whole genome shotgun sequence includes:
- the LOC141914181 gene encoding uncharacterized protein LOC141914181, with protein sequence MYLSFFSARVMALFQSKFAKKQLEKHGWEEGSGLGKKEDGIKEAIKVTLKRDSAGVGHDAGAAFTFHWWDHVFNKTANSINVQNDKDAVTVSNDGAAVTMTTKKPSTARTYCDKSLLYGRFIKAATMTQEDSGTTVVREYSSESEDEVETLDKSTKLTDEELWKACGGRTAHKGARHGLKMNGKLNRVEQQERELLERLERKLSNVKTVAFNERVATKSYAIDGDVDKLRKIPQRRKIPVAEEDNDEDTTSSESEEDVKKKKKKSKKSRKENVTVANNDSSVGGNSNSDACAEAENTTIALKKKKKSKKTRRDSDCVNTVTNTNQATGKKRKLDGVGESAEESVSEADSSLKKKRKKSKKSNGEIPTGDLETSVLSNGDLETVVDDELKTETKKKKSKKSKSSKNENCSATKNSSSNCADDSVVVSGKKKKKSKKSKKKSD